In Acidaminococcus fermentans DSM 20731, one genomic interval encodes:
- a CDS encoding hemagglutinin repeat-containing protein, whose protein sequence is MFFLISRSEAEVRSAKGSRIAGKENVSVGAEENLALKGSSLSGKNVRLEAGRDLTLEAAENTLERETSSSTRSAGAGVTLGVGKNHAGIGYDLYGNQGRENEKESRMTYEGSTVKAQEQLHTVSGRDTLLTGSRMEGRQVQVEAGRNLRLESLQDRETYASRNTGGGISVSAGGGHVSGSGSAQKQILRSDYESVTEQAGIYAGDQGFQIQAGGNTHLKGAVIHSDAPAEKNRLETGTLSWEDVENKAAYKGSQIGMGIGVEVKKSTNIKISPLNSQFSPEVKDEKHSRTKSGIAPGTILLKDSAKSKDLIDLNRNLEDTAARLEKIFDKERIQEKQETAQVFQRIAHSYIGSLAGRVPKNTKKILNTFFDGITSYALNGNFIAGAGSTAFLEYMQHSMKKIKDPSVRLLAVGVLGGTVGKILGGDTETGVSSTISTELYNHLYHMEQEAFADEMENAETNAEKYEILKKYVDISLQNSMDDPNPEKEVMEERLIYELNKLTKYDNSGIEFVVDENDSMQNNLLRAKKFLQLSYMLRNLTKVFENQVIGEAENIIVSNKIFSLRTVAVLDAAGNLVQNYNESTSTEELLKKASITLGKAVVTYKINKSAAEGGVGKYLAIPSTIGIILIDLEE, encoded by the coding sequence ATTTTCTTTCTGATCAGCCGGAGCGAGGCGGAAGTCCGCAGTGCCAAAGGAAGCCGGATTGCCGGGAAGGAAAACGTATCCGTCGGGGCAGAGGAAAACCTGGCACTGAAAGGTTCCTCCCTCTCCGGAAAGAACGTCCGCCTGGAAGCCGGCAGAGACCTTACCCTGGAAGCGGCAGAAAATACCCTGGAAAGAGAAACCAGCTCCAGCACCAGAAGTGCCGGAGCCGGTGTGACTCTGGGCGTGGGGAAGAACCATGCCGGGATCGGATATGACCTTTACGGAAACCAGGGCCGGGAGAACGAAAAAGAAAGCCGCATGACCTATGAGGGAAGTACAGTAAAGGCCCAGGAACAGCTCCATACCGTCAGCGGCCGGGACACTCTCCTGACCGGGAGCCGGATGGAAGGACGGCAGGTACAGGTGGAAGCCGGAAGGAATCTGCGTCTGGAAAGCCTCCAGGACCGGGAAACCTATGCCAGCCGGAATACCGGAGGGGGAATTTCCGTCTCTGCCGGAGGAGGCCATGTTTCCGGAAGTGGCAGCGCCCAGAAACAGATCCTTCGTTCCGATTACGAAAGTGTGACGGAACAGGCGGGGATCTATGCAGGAGACCAGGGGTTCCAGATCCAGGCAGGGGGCAATACCCATTTGAAGGGAGCCGTGATCCACAGCGATGCCCCGGCAGAAAAGAACCGTCTGGAAACGGGAACCCTCAGCTGGGAAGATGTGGAAAACAAAGCGGCGTACAAGGGTAGTCAAATTGGAATGGGAATTGGGGTTGAAGTGAAAAAAAGCACGAACATAAAGATATCCCCTTTGAATTCTCAATTTAGTCCAGAGGTTAAAGACGAAAAACACAGTAGAACAAAATCTGGAATTGCACCAGGAACCATTCTGCTAAAAGACTCTGCCAAGTCAAAAGACCTGATAGATTTAAATAGGAATCTGGAAGATACGGCAGCAAGATTGGAAAAAATATTTGATAAAGAAAGAATACAGGAAAAACAAGAAACAGCACAAGTATTTCAAAGAATAGCCCATTCATATATTGGGAGTCTTGCCGGCAGAGTTCCTAAGAACACGAAAAAAATCCTGAATACCTTTTTTGATGGGATAACTTCCTATGCTTTGAATGGCAATTTTATAGCAGGAGCCGGAAGTACTGCTTTTTTGGAATATATGCAACACAGTATGAAGAAAATCAAAGACCCGTCAGTTCGCTTGCTTGCTGTTGGCGTACTTGGAGGTACTGTTGGTAAAATTCTAGGTGGTGATACAGAAACTGGCGTGTCTTCTACTATTAGCACTGAACTGTATAATCATCTTTATCACATGGAACAAGAAGCGTTTGCTGATGAAATGGAGAATGCAGAAACAAACGCGGAAAAATATGAGATTCTAAAAAAATATGTTGATATTAGTCTACAAAATAGTATGGATGATCCTAATCCTGAAAAAGAGGTGATGGAAGAGCGACTCATTTACGAATTAAATAAGCTGACAAAATACGATAACAGTGGTATAGAATTTGTTGTAGATGAAAATGACAGTATGCAAAATAATTTGCTAAGAGCCAAAAAATTTTTACAACTATCTTATATGCTTAGGAATTTAACTAAGGTATTTGAGAATCAGGTGATTGGTGAGGCTGAAAATATCATTGTTTCCAACAAAATATTTTCACTACGAACAGTTGCTGTTTTAGATGCTGCAGGTAACTTGGTGCAAAATTATAATGAGAGCACATCTACTGAAGAGTTATTGAAAAAAGCATCTATAACCTTAGGCAAAGCTGTAGTAACTTATAAAATTAATAAGAGTGCAGCAGAGGGAGGAGTTGGCAAATATTTGGCAATCCCAAGTACAATAGGGATTATTCTGATAGATTTGGAAGAATAG
- the istB gene encoding IS21-like element helper ATPase IstB: protein MQDAGVKEALRFYAKQLKLPTFKDVGEPAEKFRPGQSLEEFVLGLMKREYASRQEKQQQRRLKRAHFPMLKTLEEFDLTRLEHVRPEYVKQLASCDFIKRHENLVMIGNPGTGKTHLMTALGVKACLLGWKVIFCNATTLATELCEAHDDYQLRKMEKTLSGADLLLIDELSYARFSQEESEMLFKVIAERSERASTVITTNLEFSKWTEMFASETLVAALVDRLTYHSSVLNMNGQSYRLHSSKRKMTNA, encoded by the coding sequence GTGCAGGACGCAGGTGTAAAGGAAGCACTCCGTTTCTATGCGAAACAGCTTAAACTTCCCACTTTCAAAGACGTCGGTGAACCAGCGGAAAAATTCCGCCCCGGACAAAGCCTGGAAGAATTCGTGCTCGGGTTGATGAAGCGGGAATATGCATCCCGTCAGGAAAAACAGCAGCAACGCAGGCTGAAGAGAGCGCACTTTCCCATGCTCAAGACCCTGGAAGAGTTTGATCTCACAAGGCTGGAACATGTTCGGCCTGAATATGTGAAGCAGCTGGCAAGCTGCGATTTCATAAAGAGGCATGAGAACCTGGTGATGATCGGTAATCCGGGGACGGGGAAAACACATCTGATGACAGCCCTTGGAGTGAAAGCCTGTCTGCTGGGCTGGAAGGTCATTTTCTGCAATGCCACAACGCTGGCAACTGAGCTATGTGAAGCCCATGATGATTACCAGTTGCGCAAGATGGAAAAAACTTTGAGCGGAGCAGACCTGCTGCTCATAGATGAATTAAGTTATGCAAGATTCAGCCAGGAAGAATCTGAAATGTTGTTCAAAGTGATTGCCGAAAGGAGTGAAAGAGCCAGTACAGTGATTACGACAAACCTGGAGTTTTCCAAATGGACGGAGATGTTTGCCAGCGAGACGCTGGTTGCCGCATTGGTCGATCGGCTCACCTACCACTCCAGTGTTTTAAATATGAATGGACAGTCTTACCGTTTGCACAGCAGCAAACGGAAGATGACGAATGCTTAA
- the istA gene encoding IS21 family transposase, with the protein MKDYGQIRQMYIRDGKSIRQIAREMHISRNTVAKYCKGNALPGIRCEYHRTSAVITEEVTRFIQSCLDEDAKEPNKKQHHTAKRIYDRLVEGTGFTGGASTVRRCVHLLRGNLQEAFVPLAHLPGDAMQIDWGEAVVYLKGVRTKVNFFCARLCYSCAPFVVCFRRKNTEALLEALRKALEFFGGVPAKVIFDNDRVAVKEKGGKEAIAQEKYEAFAAHYCFHTVFCNVRSGNEKGLVENLVGWVRRNVFVPVPRVDALDELNRLLLDKCKVYANTHKIPGRENPVKDLLLEDQKRLCPLPGSPFDASRAAVCRVTPFSVVRFVANDYSVPVKYVGQEVTVRAYAEQIRIFAKGELIAEHARNYGQNQQILKLAHYLPLLEYKPRSILEAKPVRQNLSAALLQFLETNAFSSEQLVEILRLCAADGENAFWEHKEQFMVSDRKAHILTDPVKVQQTDLSMYDQLLQEGGTMCRTQV; encoded by the coding sequence ATGAAAGATTATGGTCAAATTCGCCAGATGTACATTCGCGATGGAAAATCTATCCGCCAGATTGCCAGAGAAATGCATATCTCCCGTAATACTGTGGCCAAGTATTGCAAAGGAAATGCACTCCCGGGCATCCGCTGCGAATATCATCGGACATCTGCAGTGATTACAGAGGAGGTGACTCGATTCATCCAGAGCTGTCTGGATGAAGATGCGAAAGAACCCAATAAGAAGCAGCACCACACAGCCAAGCGGATTTATGACCGCCTGGTAGAAGGAACTGGATTTACAGGAGGTGCAAGCACAGTCCGGCGCTGCGTTCATCTGTTACGTGGCAATCTTCAGGAAGCCTTCGTCCCTTTGGCTCACCTTCCAGGTGATGCGATGCAGATTGATTGGGGTGAAGCTGTGGTTTACCTCAAAGGAGTGCGTACTAAAGTCAATTTCTTTTGTGCCCGCCTTTGCTACAGCTGTGCTCCTTTCGTGGTCTGTTTCCGCAGGAAGAATACGGAAGCTTTACTTGAAGCATTGAGAAAAGCTCTGGAATTCTTTGGGGGCGTCCCTGCTAAGGTCATTTTTGACAATGACCGGGTAGCCGTTAAGGAAAAAGGTGGCAAAGAAGCCATTGCCCAGGAAAAGTATGAAGCATTTGCAGCCCATTATTGCTTCCATACCGTTTTCTGCAATGTCCGGAGTGGAAATGAAAAAGGACTGGTGGAGAATCTCGTAGGCTGGGTCCGCCGGAATGTCTTTGTCCCTGTACCCAGAGTAGATGCGCTGGACGAATTGAACAGACTCCTGCTGGATAAATGCAAGGTGTATGCGAATACGCATAAAATCCCTGGACGGGAGAACCCTGTAAAGGATCTGCTCCTGGAAGACCAGAAACGTCTCTGCCCACTGCCGGGCAGCCCTTTTGATGCAAGCAGAGCAGCAGTCTGCCGAGTAACACCCTTTTCTGTTGTCCGATTCGTCGCTAACGATTATTCTGTGCCCGTGAAATATGTGGGACAGGAGGTCACGGTGCGAGCCTATGCTGAACAGATTCGGATCTTTGCCAAGGGGGAACTGATTGCTGAACACGCCAGAAACTATGGGCAAAACCAGCAGATTCTGAAACTTGCGCATTATCTGCCGTTGCTGGAATACAAGCCGCGCAGCATCCTGGAAGCAAAACCGGTACGGCAGAACCTCAGTGCTGCCCTGCTACAGTTCCTGGAGACCAATGCATTCAGCAGCGAACAGCTGGTTGAGATTCTGCGGCTATGTGCTGCCGACGGAGAGAACGCTTTTTGGGAGCACAAAGAGCAATTTATGGTTTCCGACAGGAAAGCGCATATCCTTACCGACCCGGTAAAAGTGCAGCAGACAGATCTTTCAATGTATGACCAGCTTTTACAGGAAGGAGGCACTATGTGCAGGACGCAGGTGTAA
- a CDS encoding hemagglutinin repeat-containing protein produces the protein MRNHNASIGVVESQKIHNLTFVRTKSQTSHREVTESRPGVIASGENLEIQGNVTNENSQLASGGTLHIKGKLDNLAKENQTYTVTFGTTQGSYTYKRGWPHKSRRRGYKSRVFMTPQVEQGAPASLGISQVLDGSGQAPEKTEISQSQRQAVSHFLDPFGVSFAQAAQGKEQWQNLLTGSLYQVHPESTARYLMETDPKFTSRKQFLSSDYFFQKLQWDPDKVPKRLGDGFYEGMLVRQQILDRTGNRYLEGYSDEESEFRALMDAGVLYAQKTGLQPGIVLSEEQMAQLTSDMVWLENRTITYEGKPYEVLIPRVYLRPNRELELKADGSLVSGKKLWVETKVAIANEGTLQGKEVILEAGSLKNLGILQGDSLFAHTRGNLESTGEIRGNAQVKLLADDELHIRSTENRLAHQDVVDQVAGIAVTGKAGVLLLQSGKDLTVSGAVLQNLGEQGKTILKAGSSLQLGTLQLSSDKDMTLDSKNYLRTQRRTEMGTTMKAAGDVRLEAGDDMTLKAAQISSTQGEVELQAGGNLTLEAGKAYAGDQYALSHRERSLVSRSSTETRSDEQHEVILGRALSGKSLMAKAGNDFTLRGTSMAADGDIRLQAGGDLSLDTVDQKDISGVYQKTKRKGLMGAGMGILIGSEKKSGQVQQETHTQVGSTLGSLGGNVNLEAGNRLQTWGSSILASKDITLSGKEIQVENAEDTYHYQEKQEYRRTGLTASLGGDYMDAAGTVSTLAQRAGTVRDGRLAALYGTEAALSTAKGLGDIQKSWDTAQKAAQEYRYANIFGKGKQASEAFDKMKAAKEKLPFVGKTAVTLNLGMGTQHSSHAVEINGTRASGSQVQAGGNVTLKADGKDILLKGSQVSGQNVELSAGENIFLQAGKNQETIQEKESAKGGNVGISMGRTGLVGISAEGGMVKGTSQEEKSYYTNAAVQADRKLTFTTGKDIHIAGGTLSGESVNGQVSGNLQLDSLQDTHTYQEKRKSAGFSADYGLGAGTLSGMGSLSRENTESRYRSVKEQTGIYAGQNGFALEVGKETGLKGAVISSQAETAKNTLSTGTLRYEDLRNEAAYSINSEGMQSGISGIRGKNGTTYYGGIAPIQDTPVKGRKSSETLSGIAQGNMTIRNSEEQKQELDKLNRNTQQALQKLGEIFDKQKIRERKELAGAFGALAFRTIGDIGLKNGWKEGGIEKTTLHAMIGGIMGKLTGNQFIVGGGAAAVNELMQKEMAKWTGTNPQLQQWASMVIGGTAAKLVGGDWRMGTASAGSGTRYNFLPHEDQQYLLRDIEKYENGELTQEEFVQKLKYYCAKDLYYNDGLNTDYISTELKEGGNPIISSQIINYSSLEDFFNAQGINTDQGLSYALAQYAKGFGVEYNYDNPELWNIINTKIGPQTGWMNKLNEYSIDLLSSTFYNKTIIDTTSLNEAEKWFDLRNALNINLAISSIDQSIELNNGFYGKIPAGLAGKASFVISIVEESKNYEGKKLGIAVISDTAGSALGDVLGVNLIKTINWNAGLNYNKPVLMIFIGKTLAQSMGASLGDYISYYLKKNIFNLEE, from the coding sequence GTGCGAAACCATAATGCCTCCATCGGGGTGGTGGAAAGTCAGAAAATCCACAACCTGACTTTCGTACGCACAAAATCCCAAACCAGCCACCGGGAAGTGACAGAAAGCCGTCCCGGAGTCATTGCCAGCGGGGAAAACCTGGAAATCCAGGGGAATGTGACCAATGAGAATAGCCAGCTTGCTTCCGGAGGGACCCTCCATATAAAGGGAAAACTGGACAATCTGGCCAAAGAGAACCAGACGTACACCGTCACTTTTGGTACCACCCAGGGCAGTTATACATACAAACGGGGCTGGCCCCACAAATCCCGACGGAGAGGGTACAAGTCCCGGGTATTCATGACGCCCCAGGTGGAACAGGGGGCGCCGGCTTCTTTGGGAATCTCTCAGGTGCTGGATGGCAGCGGCCAGGCTCCGGAAAAAACAGAAATCAGCCAGAGCCAACGGCAGGCCGTCAGCCATTTCCTGGATCCATTTGGGGTTTCCTTTGCCCAGGCAGCCCAGGGAAAAGAACAGTGGCAGAATCTGCTGACCGGTTCTTTGTACCAGGTCCATCCGGAAAGCACGGCCCGGTACCTGATGGAAACGGATCCGAAGTTCACCAGCAGGAAGCAGTTCCTTTCCTCTGACTATTTCTTCCAAAAGCTCCAGTGGGACCCGGACAAAGTGCCCAAACGGCTGGGCGACGGGTTCTATGAAGGGATGCTGGTCCGCCAGCAGATCCTGGACCGGACCGGGAACCGGTACCTGGAAGGGTACAGCGATGAAGAAAGTGAATTTCGGGCCCTGATGGATGCCGGGGTCCTCTATGCCCAAAAGACAGGGCTGCAACCCGGCATCGTCCTGAGCGAAGAACAAATGGCCCAGCTGACCAGCGATATGGTGTGGCTGGAAAATCGGACCATCACCTACGAAGGAAAACCCTATGAAGTATTGATTCCCCGGGTCTATCTGCGGCCCAACCGGGAACTGGAACTGAAAGCAGATGGGAGCCTGGTCAGCGGGAAAAAACTATGGGTGGAGACCAAGGTGGCCATTGCCAACGAAGGGACTCTGCAGGGGAAAGAAGTGATCCTTGAAGCCGGGAGCCTGAAGAACCTGGGTATTCTCCAGGGAGACAGCCTGTTTGCCCATACCCGGGGCAATCTGGAATCTACCGGAGAAATCCGGGGCAACGCACAGGTAAAACTCCTGGCAGATGATGAACTGCACATCCGGAGCACGGAAAATCGACTGGCCCATCAGGATGTGGTGGACCAGGTGGCAGGAATCGCGGTCACCGGGAAAGCTGGAGTACTGCTGCTGCAGTCTGGAAAAGACCTGACAGTATCCGGCGCTGTATTGCAGAACCTGGGAGAGCAGGGAAAGACCATCCTCAAAGCAGGGAGTTCTTTACAATTGGGAACTCTGCAGCTTTCGTCCGATAAGGATATGACCCTGGACAGCAAAAATTACCTGCGTACCCAGAGAAGAACCGAAATGGGGACGACTATGAAAGCAGCAGGGGATGTCCGGCTGGAAGCCGGGGACGATATGACGCTGAAAGCTGCCCAGATTTCCAGTACCCAGGGAGAAGTGGAGCTGCAGGCTGGCGGTAATCTGACCCTGGAAGCAGGGAAAGCCTACGCCGGGGACCAGTATGCCCTGAGCCACAGAGAACGGAGCCTTGTAAGCCGCAGCAGTACGGAAACGCGGAGCGATGAACAGCACGAAGTCATCCTGGGCAGAGCCCTCAGCGGGAAAAGTCTCATGGCCAAAGCAGGAAACGATTTTACCCTGAGAGGAACTTCTATGGCCGCAGATGGAGATATCCGCCTGCAGGCAGGTGGTGATTTGAGTCTGGATACGGTGGACCAGAAAGATATCTCTGGAGTCTATCAGAAGACAAAGAGAAAAGGTCTCATGGGAGCCGGAATGGGCATCCTGATCGGCAGCGAAAAGAAAAGCGGGCAGGTGCAGCAGGAAACCCATACCCAGGTGGGGAGCACGCTGGGAAGCCTCGGGGGAAATGTGAATTTGGAGGCGGGAAATCGCCTGCAGACATGGGGAAGCAGCATATTGGCCAGTAAGGATATTACCCTCTCCGGGAAAGAAATCCAGGTTGAAAATGCGGAAGACACCTATCACTATCAGGAAAAACAGGAATATCGGCGGACCGGTCTCACGGCATCGCTGGGTGGAGATTATATGGATGCTGCGGGTACAGTATCAACTCTGGCGCAAAGAGCCGGTACAGTGCGGGATGGCCGACTGGCTGCTTTATATGGTACGGAGGCCGCCCTCAGTACAGCCAAAGGGCTGGGTGACATCCAGAAAAGCTGGGATACAGCACAAAAAGCAGCCCAGGAGTATCGCTATGCCAATATCTTTGGCAAAGGGAAGCAAGCCAGTGAAGCCTTTGATAAGATGAAAGCGGCTAAAGAAAAGCTGCCTTTTGTGGGGAAAACGGCAGTGACCCTGAACTTGGGCATGGGAACCCAGCATAGCTCCCATGCGGTGGAAATCAATGGAACGCGTGCCAGTGGCAGCCAGGTGCAGGCGGGAGGCAACGTAACCCTGAAGGCAGATGGCAAGGATATCCTGCTGAAAGGAAGCCAGGTTTCCGGACAGAACGTGGAATTGTCAGCTGGAGAAAATATCTTCCTGCAGGCCGGGAAGAATCAGGAAACGATTCAGGAAAAGGAAAGCGCAAAAGGCGGAAACGTGGGAATTTCCATGGGAAGGACCGGTCTGGTGGGAATCTCGGCAGAAGGCGGCATGGTGAAGGGAACAAGCCAGGAAGAAAAAAGTTATTATACAAATGCTGCTGTACAAGCAGACCGAAAACTTACTTTTACTACTGGAAAAGATATCCATATAGCGGGAGGCACCCTTTCTGGGGAAAGCGTAAACGGCCAGGTAAGCGGAAATCTGCAGCTGGATAGTTTGCAGGATACTCATACGTATCAGGAAAAACGGAAGTCTGCCGGCTTCTCCGCCGATTATGGTTTGGGAGCTGGTACGCTCAGCGGCATGGGAAGCCTGTCGCGAGAAAACACAGAAAGCCGGTACCGGAGCGTGAAAGAACAGACCGGGATTTATGCCGGCCAAAACGGTTTTGCCCTGGAAGTAGGGAAAGAAACAGGTTTAAAAGGCGCTGTCATAAGCAGCCAGGCAGAAACAGCAAAAAATACTCTGTCTACAGGAACCCTGCGATATGAAGACTTGAGGAATGAAGCCGCATATTCTATAAACAGTGAGGGTATGCAAAGCGGAATCAGCGGAATCCGTGGGAAAAATGGAACCACTTATTATGGCGGTATTGCACCAATCCAGGATACTCCCGTGAAAGGTAGAAAAAGCAGTGAAACTTTGTCAGGAATAGCGCAAGGAAATATGACAATTCGAAATTCCGAAGAACAAAAGCAAGAATTGGATAAATTGAACCGTAATACCCAACAGGCACTCCAAAAGCTGGGAGAGATATTTGATAAACAAAAAATCAGGGAACGGAAAGAATTGGCGGGAGCCTTTGGAGCTTTGGCTTTTCGCACGATTGGGGATATAGGCCTAAAAAATGGATGGAAAGAGGGAGGAATCGAAAAAACGACTCTCCATGCAATGATTGGTGGAATCATGGGAAAATTGACAGGAAATCAATTTATAGTTGGAGGGGGTGCAGCTGCAGTTAATGAACTGATGCAAAAAGAAATGGCTAAATGGACTGGAACGAACCCGCAGCTGCAACAATGGGCAAGTATGGTAATTGGCGGCACGGCAGCAAAATTGGTCGGCGGAGACTGGAGAATGGGAACAGCGTCTGCAGGAAGCGGGACAAGGTACAATTTCCTGCCACATGAGGACCAGCAATATCTTTTACGTGATATCGAAAAATATGAAAATGGTGAATTGACGCAAGAAGAGTTTGTCCAGAAATTAAAATATTATTGTGCTAAGGACTTGTATTACAATGATGGCCTGAACACGGATTATATCAGTACAGAACTAAAAGAAGGCGGAAATCCAATCATTTCTTCTCAGATTATCAATTATTCTTCTTTGGAAGATTTTTTCAATGCACAAGGTATCAATACTGACCAAGGTCTGAGCTATGCGTTGGCTCAGTATGCTAAGGGGTTTGGTGTGGAATACAATTACGATAATCCGGAATTATGGAATATCATAAACACGAAAATAGGGCCTCAAACTGGATGGATGAATAAACTAAATGAATACTCTATAGATTTATTAAGTTCAACTTTTTATAATAAAACGATTATTGATACAACATCTTTAAATGAAGCGGAAAAATGGTTTGATTTAAGAAATGCACTTAATATTAATTTAGCTATTAGTTCTATTGATCAAAGTATTGAATTAAATAATGGCTTTTATGGTAAAATACCGGCTGGGTTAGCAGGAAAAGCATCTTTTGTAATTTCGATTGTGGAAGAAAGCAAAAATTATGAGGGGAAAAAATTAGGGATAGCCGTTATTAGTGATACTGCTGGTTCTGCTTTAGGTGATGTATTAGGAGTAAACTTAATCAAAACAATAAATTGGAATGCTGGACTTAATTATAACAAACCAGTATTGATGATATTTATTGGAAAAACCTTAGCACAAAGTATGGGGGCAAGTTTAGGAGACTACATTAGTTATTATCTTAAGAAAAATATATTTAATTTGGAGGAGTGA